A region of Bacillus cabrialesii DNA encodes the following proteins:
- a CDS encoding zinc ribbon domain-containing protein, whose translation MFCKECGQKNNEGAKFCKECGAPIGGSSRQAHKETASTAETRQAPRKPIPKKTIILWSSIAAACVILFAAYKTGAYFTSKDRLVNKFEEAVNNEDKEQIASLLTPVNDKLKLTKNNVKPFLAYLKDHPDKKDELFASLRAETAQKDIVYAEQDGKSLLVFDHYDLKVAPVYFEVSSNYKNTDLYVNKEEAGSVKKADQAQTLGPYIPGEYTVSAKLKNDVVDLVKKEDIQAVGDNSFRVNLSLEADDVTFSLADDIKSGKGDLLINGRSIHKDPFKSVTYGPLLTDGSMTASVEAEFPWGKTKTAGVPIDHKEMELTLIPDQDTQETIMNTIVKTTKQYSKALSDGNTAQMTEAGAKWKAETKDTVDSMKNTDSYLKDKYLETDFDLDTFALSQKNDGTWQVSVTGKELHQSASYSDYSKPEMTDDSPSYEYILSYDKKQKKWIFEDAESTFESAGTNIKKIKNDKPETYTSAWEGSKNKGSESSASGDVTDEQVTLFMGSYLQGQADAVNQNNFSLMEDSLEKGSSLYSDQQHLVAKLNKEGTTEDFNNYKVKSWSQNGSAITIKTYEEFYITKSGGSPKLRTYNWTYTGTVKNGRIYLTSIQ comes from the coding sequence ATGTTTTGTAAGGAATGCGGTCAAAAAAATAATGAAGGTGCCAAATTTTGTAAAGAGTGCGGCGCCCCGATCGGAGGGAGCAGCAGACAGGCACATAAAGAAACAGCAAGCACTGCTGAAACGAGGCAGGCTCCGCGAAAACCAATCCCTAAAAAAACCATCATTTTATGGAGCAGCATTGCCGCAGCGTGCGTCATATTATTCGCCGCATATAAAACCGGGGCGTACTTTACTTCAAAGGATAGGTTAGTCAACAAATTTGAAGAGGCTGTAAATAATGAGGATAAAGAGCAAATCGCGTCTCTTCTTACGCCGGTAAATGACAAGCTTAAACTGACTAAAAATAATGTAAAACCGTTTCTTGCCTATTTAAAGGATCACCCGGATAAAAAAGATGAGCTATTTGCGTCGCTGCGTGCTGAAACAGCCCAAAAGGATATCGTATACGCGGAGCAAGACGGAAAAAGCTTGCTTGTTTTTGACCATTATGACTTAAAGGTAGCACCTGTTTATTTTGAAGTGAGCAGCAATTATAAAAATACCGATCTATATGTCAATAAAGAAGAAGCCGGATCTGTAAAGAAAGCGGATCAAGCACAAACTCTCGGGCCATACATTCCCGGCGAATATACAGTCTCAGCCAAACTGAAAAACGATGTAGTCGATCTTGTGAAAAAGGAAGACATTCAGGCGGTTGGCGATAACAGCTTTCGTGTGAATCTCTCATTGGAGGCAGACGATGTGACATTCAGTTTAGCGGATGACATCAAGAGCGGGAAGGGAGACTTGCTTATTAACGGCAGGTCGATTCATAAAGACCCGTTCAAATCGGTAACATACGGCCCTCTTCTGACAGACGGATCCATGACGGCTTCAGTCGAGGCAGAATTTCCATGGGGGAAAACAAAAACAGCGGGCGTTCCGATCGATCATAAAGAAATGGAGTTAACGTTAATTCCTGATCAAGATACACAGGAAACGATTATGAACACGATTGTCAAAACAACAAAACAGTACTCCAAAGCGCTGTCAGATGGGAATACTGCCCAAATGACAGAAGCGGGTGCCAAATGGAAGGCAGAGACGAAGGATACCGTCGATTCTATGAAAAACACGGATTCATACTTAAAAGATAAATACTTAGAAACTGATTTTGACCTTGATACATTCGCGCTCTCTCAAAAAAACGACGGGACGTGGCAGGTATCGGTAACAGGGAAAGAACTTCACCAGTCTGCTTCGTACAGCGACTATTCAAAACCAGAAATGACTGATGACAGCCCGAGTTACGAGTATATCCTTTCATATGATAAAAAACAGAAAAAGTGGATTTTCGAAGATGCAGAATCAACATTCGAATCTGCCGGTACAAATATAAAGAAAATCAAAAATGACAAACCGGAGACGTACACATCCGCTTGGGAAGGCTCGAAAAACAAAGGCAGTGAAAGTTCAGCAAGCGGTGATGTTACAGATGAACAGGTGACATTATTTATGGGCAGTTATCTGCAAGGTCAGGCAGATGCCGTAAATCAAAATAATTTTTCCTTAATGGAAGACAGCCTTGAAAAAGGCAGTTCCCTTTATTCCGATCAGCAGCATCTTGTGGCGAAGCTGAATAAAGAGGGGACAACAGAAGACTTTAATAACTATAAAGTGAAAAGCTGGAGTCAAAATGGGTCTGCTATCACGATTAAGACGTATGAAGAATTCTATATCACAAAATCAGGCGGCAGTCCAAAGCTTAGAACCTATAACTGGACCTATACAGGTACGGTGAAGAACGGAAGAATTTACTTAACGTCTATTCAATAA
- a CDS encoding GNAT family N-acetyltransferase yields the protein MNVQKLRIQIREKTNDELYDLLLLADPSKDIVDEYLERGECYTAWAGDELAGVYVLLKTRPQTVEIVNIAVKESHQKKGFGKQLVRDAIEKAKELGADTIEIGTGNSSIHQLSLYQKCGFRLQAIDHDFFVRHYDEDIFENGIQCRDMVRLYLDL from the coding sequence ATGAACGTGCAAAAGCTCAGGATTCAAATAAGAGAAAAAACAAATGACGAATTATACGACCTATTGCTTCTTGCCGATCCGTCGAAGGACATTGTAGACGAATATCTTGAGAGAGGAGAATGTTACACAGCTTGGGCCGGTGATGAGCTTGCCGGTGTTTATGTATTGCTAAAAACAAGGCCGCAAACAGTTGAAATTGTAAATATTGCCGTAAAAGAATCTCATCAGAAGAAGGGCTTTGGCAAACAGCTTGTACGAGACGCCATCGAAAAGGCAAAGGAGCTGGGTGCGGACACGATTGAAATCGGCACGGGAAATTCCAGCATTCATCAGCTTTCTCTCTACCAAAAATGCGGATTCCGCCTTCAGGCGATCGACCATGATTTCTTTGTCAGACATTATGATGAGGACATTTTTGAAAACGGAATTCAATGCCGCGATATGGTGAGGCTTTATTTGGATCTGTAA
- the eno gene encoding phosphopyruvate hydratase produces MPYIVDVYAREVLDSRGNPTVEVEVYTETGAFGRALVPSGASTGEYEAVELRDGDKDRYLGKGVLTAVNNVNEIIAPELLGFDVTEQNAIDQLLIELDGTENKGKLGANAILGVSMACARAAADFLQIPLYQYLGGFNSKTLPVPMMNIVNGGEHADNNVDIQEFMIMPVGAPNFREALRMGAQIFHSLKSVLSAKGMNTAVGDEGGFAPNLGSNEEALQTIVEAIEKAGFKPGEEVKLAMDAASSEFYNKEDGKYHLSGEGVVKTSAEMVDWYEEMVSKYPIISIEDGLDENDWEGHKLLTERLGKKVQLVGDDLFVTNTKKLAEGIKNGVGNSILIKVNQIGTLTETFDAIEMAKRAGYTAVISHRSGETEDSTIADIAVATNAGQIKTGAPSRTDRVAKYNQLLRIEDQLAETAQYHGINSFYNLNK; encoded by the coding sequence ATGCCATACATTGTTGATGTTTATGCACGCGAAGTATTAGACTCCCGCGGCAACCCAACAGTTGAAGTTGAAGTATATACAGAAACAGGAGCTTTCGGCCGCGCATTAGTGCCAAGCGGAGCTTCTACAGGTGAATACGAAGCAGTTGAGCTTCGTGACGGCGACAAAGACCGTTACCTTGGAAAAGGTGTGTTAACAGCTGTTAACAACGTAAACGAAATCATTGCACCAGAGCTTCTTGGCTTTGATGTAACTGAACAAAACGCAATCGATCAGCTTTTAATCGAGCTTGACGGTACTGAAAACAAAGGCAAACTTGGTGCGAACGCAATCCTTGGCGTATCTATGGCTTGCGCGCGCGCAGCTGCTGATTTCTTGCAGATTCCTCTTTACCAATACCTTGGAGGATTCAACTCAAAAACTCTTCCTGTACCGATGATGAACATCGTAAACGGCGGAGAGCATGCTGATAACAACGTGGACATTCAAGAATTCATGATCATGCCTGTAGGTGCTCCTAACTTCCGTGAAGCACTTCGCATGGGCGCTCAAATCTTCCACAGCCTGAAATCAGTTCTTTCTGCTAAAGGAATGAACACAGCTGTAGGTGACGAAGGCGGATTCGCTCCAAACCTTGGTTCTAACGAAGAAGCGCTTCAAACAATCGTTGAAGCAATCGAAAAAGCCGGCTTCAAACCTGGCGAAGAAGTGAAACTTGCAATGGATGCTGCATCTTCTGAGTTCTACAACAAAGAAGACGGCAAATACCATCTGTCTGGCGAAGGCGTTGTGAAAACATCTGCTGAAATGGTTGACTGGTACGAAGAAATGGTTTCTAAATACCCAATCATCTCTATCGAAGACGGACTTGACGAAAACGACTGGGAAGGCCACAAGCTTCTTACTGAGCGTCTTGGCAAAAAAGTTCAGCTTGTCGGTGATGACCTCTTCGTTACAAACACGAAAAAACTTGCTGAAGGCATCAAAAACGGCGTAGGCAACTCTATCCTGATCAAAGTAAACCAAATCGGTACATTGACTGAAACATTCGATGCGATCGAAATGGCGAAACGCGCAGGCTACACTGCTGTTATCTCTCACCGTTCTGGTGAAACTGAAGACAGCACAATCGCTGACATCGCTGTGGCAACAAACGCAGGACAAATCAAAACAGGTGCTCCGTCTCGTACGGACCGTGTTGCGAAATACAACCAGCTTCTTCGTATCGAAGATCAGTTGGCTGAAACTGCTCAATACCACGGTATTAACTCTTTCTACAACTTGAATAAGTAA
- the gpmI gene encoding 2,3-bisphosphoglycerate-independent phosphoglycerate mutase, which yields MSKKPAALIILDGFGLRNETVGNAVALAKKPNFDRYWNQYPHQTLTASGEAVGLPDGQMGNSEVGHLNIGAGRIVYQSLTRVNVAIREGEFERNQTFLDAMNNAKENNKALHLFGLLSDGGVHSHINHLFALLKLAKNEGLTKVYVHGFLDGRDVGPQTAKTYINQLNEQIKEIGVGEIASISGRYYSMDRDKRWDRVEKAYRAMAYGEGPTYRSALDVVDDSYANGIYDEFVIPSVITKENGEPVAKIQDGDSVIFYNFRPDRAIQISNTFTNKDFRDFDRGENYPKNLHFVCLTHFSESVDGYVAFKPINLDNTVGEVLSQHGLKQLRIAETEKYPHVTFFMSGGREAEFPGEERILINSPKVATYDLKPEMSAYEVKDALVKEIEADKHDAIILNFANPDMVGHSGMVEPTIKAIEAVDECLGEVVDAILAKGGHAIITADHGNADILITESGEPHTAHTTNPVPVIVTKEGITLREGGILGDLAPTLLDLLGVEKPKEMTGTSLIQK from the coding sequence ATGAGTAAAAAACCAGCTGCACTCATCATTCTTGATGGGTTCGGATTACGTAACGAAACAGTAGGAAACGCAGTCGCTTTAGCGAAAAAACCGAATTTTGACCGCTATTGGAACCAGTATCCTCATCAAACATTGACTGCTTCAGGCGAGGCTGTAGGCCTTCCTGACGGGCAAATGGGGAACTCCGAAGTAGGCCACTTAAATATCGGCGCGGGACGTATTGTGTACCAAAGCTTAACACGCGTAAATGTTGCCATTCGCGAAGGAGAGTTCGAACGCAATCAAACATTCCTTGACGCGATGAACAACGCGAAAGAAAACAACAAAGCCTTGCACCTGTTCGGCCTTTTATCAGACGGCGGCGTGCACAGCCACATCAATCATTTGTTCGCATTGTTAAAGCTTGCGAAAAATGAAGGGCTGACAAAGGTTTATGTCCATGGTTTCCTTGACGGCCGTGATGTTGGTCCGCAAACAGCGAAAACATACATCAACCAGCTGAACGAACAAATCAAGGAAATCGGTGTGGGTGAAATCGCCAGCATTTCCGGACGTTACTACTCGATGGACCGCGACAAACGCTGGGACCGTGTAGAAAAAGCGTACCGCGCAATGGCGTACGGCGAAGGCCCGACATACCGCAGCGCACTGGATGTTGTTGATGATTCATATGCGAACGGAATTTATGATGAATTCGTGATTCCATCTGTCATCACAAAAGAAAACGGTGAGCCTGTTGCGAAAATCCAAGACGGCGATTCTGTGATTTTCTATAATTTCAGACCGGACCGCGCCATTCAGATTTCCAACACGTTCACAAACAAAGACTTCCGCGATTTCGACCGCGGCGAGAATTATCCGAAGAACCTGCATTTCGTTTGCCTGACTCACTTCAGTGAATCAGTTGACGGCTATGTGGCGTTTAAACCGATAAATCTTGATAACACAGTCGGAGAAGTATTATCTCAGCACGGATTAAAACAGCTTCGAATTGCAGAAACTGAAAAGTATCCGCACGTCACGTTCTTTATGAGCGGCGGCCGTGAAGCTGAATTCCCAGGTGAAGAGCGTATTCTCATCAACTCGCCGAAAGTTGCAACATATGACTTGAAGCCTGAAATGAGTGCGTATGAAGTGAAGGACGCGCTTGTCAAAGAAATTGAAGCTGACAAGCATGACGCGATCATTTTGAACTTCGCGAACCCTGATATGGTCGGCCACTCCGGAATGGTTGAACCAACAATCAAAGCAATTGAAGCAGTGGACGAATGCTTAGGCGAAGTCGTCGACGCGATTCTCGCTAAAGGCGGACACGCTATCATTACCGCTGATCACGGTAATGCTGACATTCTGATTACAGAATCAGGCGAACCGCACACTGCTCATACGACAAACCCAGTCCCTGTGATTGTTACGAAAGAAGGCATCACGCTGCGTGAAGGCGGAATCCTAGGCGACCTTGCACCAACGTTATTAGACCTTCTCGGTGTTGAAAAACCGAAAGAAATGACAGGAACATCTTTAATTCAAAAATAA
- the tpiA gene encoding triose-phosphate isomerase — MRKPIIAGNWKMNKTLGEAVSFVEEVKSSIPAADKAEAVVCAPALFLEKLTSAVKGTDLKVGAQNMHFEESGAFTGEISPVALKDLGVDYCVIGHSERREMFAETDETVNKKAHAAFKHGIVPIICVGETLEEREAGKTNDLVADQVKKGLAGLSEEQVAASVIAYEPIWAIGTGRSSTAKDANDVCAHIRKTVAESFSQETADKLRIQYGGSVKPANIKEYMAESDIDGALVGGASLEPQSFVQLLEEGQYE; from the coding sequence ATGAGAAAACCAATTATCGCCGGTAACTGGAAAATGAACAAAACACTCGGCGAAGCTGTCAGCTTCGTTGAAGAAGTGAAATCTTCCATTCCAGCAGCAGACAAAGCGGAAGCTGTTGTTTGCGCGCCAGCGCTTTTCCTAGAAAAGCTTACTTCTGCTGTTAAAGGCACTGATCTTAAAGTCGGCGCTCAAAACATGCACTTCGAAGAAAGCGGCGCGTTCACAGGCGAAATCAGCCCGGTTGCTCTGAAAGACCTTGGCGTTGACTACTGCGTCATCGGACACTCTGAGCGCCGTGAAATGTTCGCTGAAACTGATGAAACAGTTAACAAAAAAGCACATGCTGCGTTCAAACACGGCATTGTGCCGATCATCTGTGTGGGTGAAACGCTTGAAGAGCGCGAAGCCGGCAAAACAAATGATCTAGTTGCTGACCAAGTGAAAAAAGGCCTTGCTGGTCTTTCTGAAGAACAAGTTGCTGCTTCTGTTATTGCGTATGAGCCAATCTGGGCAATCGGAACAGGCAGATCTTCAACAGCGAAAGATGCGAACGACGTGTGTGCGCATATCCGTAAAACCGTCGCTGAAAGCTTCAGCCAAGAAACTGCAGACAAGCTTCGCATCCAATATGGCGGAAGCGTAAAGCCTGCAAACATTAAAGAATATATGGCAGAGTCCGATATTGACGGTGCTTTGGTCGGCGGCGCGAGCCTTGAGCCACAGTCATTCGTTCAATTATTGGAGGAAGGTCAATATGAGTAA
- a CDS encoding phosphoglycerate kinase, translating into MNKKTLKDIDVKGKVVFCRVDFNVPMKDGEVTDDTRIRAALPTIKHLADQGAKVLLASHLGRPKGEVAEELRLTPVAARLGELLGKEVKKADEAYGDAVKAQISDMKDGDVLVLENVRFYPGEEKNDPELAKAFAELADVYVNDAFGAAHRAHASTAGIAKHLPAVAGFLMEKELDVLGKAVSNPDRPFTAIIGGAKVKDKIGVIESLLDKVDNLIIGGGLAYTFVKALGYEVGKSLLEEDKIELAKSFMDRAKEKGVNFYMPEDVLVADDFSNDANVKMVPISEIPSDLEAIDIGTKTRETYADVIKNSKLVVWNGPMGVFEIDLFAQGTKAVAEALAEAKDTYSVIGGGDSAAAVEKFGLADKMSHISTGGGASLEFMEGKELPGVAALNDK; encoded by the coding sequence ATGAATAAGAAAACACTCAAAGACATCGACGTAAAAGGTAAAGTTGTATTCTGCCGCGTTGACTTTAACGTTCCAATGAAAGACGGGGAAGTAACAGACGATACTCGTATCCGTGCTGCGCTTCCAACAATCAAACACCTTGCAGACCAAGGCGCGAAAGTCCTTCTAGCGAGCCACTTAGGCCGCCCGAAAGGCGAAGTGGCTGAGGAGCTTCGTTTAACTCCTGTCGCTGCACGTCTCGGCGAACTGCTTGGCAAAGAAGTGAAAAAAGCGGATGAAGCTTACGGCGATGCTGTAAAAGCACAAATTTCTGATATGAAGGACGGAGACGTTCTTGTATTGGAAAACGTACGTTTCTACCCTGGTGAAGAGAAAAATGATCCTGAGCTTGCAAAAGCATTTGCTGAGCTTGCAGATGTATATGTGAATGACGCATTCGGTGCTGCCCACCGCGCTCACGCATCTACAGCTGGAATTGCCAAGCATCTGCCAGCAGTCGCAGGTTTCTTAATGGAAAAAGAGCTTGATGTACTCGGAAAAGCGGTTTCTAACCCTGACCGCCCATTCACGGCGATTATCGGCGGAGCGAAAGTAAAAGACAAAATCGGTGTAATCGAAAGTCTTCTTGATAAAGTAGACAACCTGATCATCGGCGGAGGTCTTGCTTATACATTCGTAAAAGCGCTTGGCTATGAAGTCGGTAAATCTCTTCTTGAAGAGGATAAAATCGAGCTTGCGAAATCATTTATGGACCGCGCGAAAGAAAAAGGCGTTAACTTCTATATGCCTGAAGATGTACTCGTTGCAGATGATTTCTCTAACGATGCAAACGTAAAAATGGTGCCGATCTCTGAAATCCCTAGTGATTTAGAAGCAATCGACATTGGTACGAAAACACGCGAAACATATGCTGACGTCATCAAAAACAGCAAGCTTGTCGTGTGGAACGGACCGATGGGCGTATTCGAAATCGACTTGTTCGCTCAAGGAACAAAAGCGGTTGCGGAAGCATTGGCAGAGGCGAAAGATACATACTCTGTCATCGGCGGAGGAGACTCTGCGGCAGCGGTTGAAAAATTTGGCCTTGCTGACAAAATGAGCCACATCTCAACAGGCGGCGGCGCATCCCTTGAGTTTATGGAAGGCAAAGAGCTTCCAGGGGTAGCTGCACTTAACGACAAATAA
- the gap gene encoding type I glyceraldehyde-3-phosphate dehydrogenase — protein MAVKVGINGFGRIGRNVFRAALNNPEVEVVAVNDLTDANMLAHLLQYDSVHGKLDAEVSVDGNNLVVNGKTIEVSAERDPAKLSWGKQGVEIVVESTGFFTKRADAAKHLEAGAKKVIISAPANEEDITIVMGVNEDKYDAANHDVISNASCTTNCLAPFAKVLNDKFGIKRGMMTTVHSYTNDQQILDLPHKDYRRARAAAENIIPTSTGAAKAVSLVLPELKGKLNGGAMRVPTPNVSLVDLVAELNQEVTAEEVNAALKEAAEGDLKGILGYSEEPLVSGDYNGNKNSSTIDALSTMVMEGSMVKVISWYDNESGYSNRVVDLAAYIAKKGL, from the coding sequence ATGGCAGTAAAAGTCGGTATTAACGGTTTTGGTCGTATTGGACGTAACGTATTCCGCGCAGCATTAAACAATCCTGAAGTTGAGGTAGTAGCGGTTAACGATTTAACAGATGCTAACATGCTGGCTCACCTTTTACAATATGATTCTGTACACGGAAAATTAGACGCTGAAGTTTCAGTTGACGGTAACAACCTTGTTGTTAACGGCAAAACAATCGAAGTTTCTGCAGAACGCGATCCTGCTAAACTTAGCTGGGGCAAACAAGGCGTTGAAATCGTAGTTGAATCTACTGGTTTCTTCACAAAACGCGCAGACGCTGCGAAACACTTAGAAGCTGGCGCGAAAAAAGTAATCATCTCTGCTCCTGCTAACGAAGAAGATATCACAATCGTTATGGGTGTTAACGAAGATAAATATGATGCGGCTAACCACGATGTTATCTCTAACGCATCTTGCACAACAAACTGCCTTGCGCCGTTTGCAAAAGTACTTAACGACAAATTCGGCATCAAACGCGGTATGATGACAACTGTTCACTCTTACACGAACGATCAGCAAATCCTTGATCTTCCGCACAAAGACTACCGTCGTGCGCGTGCAGCAGCTGAAAACATCATCCCAACATCAACTGGTGCTGCTAAAGCAGTTTCTCTAGTTCTTCCTGAACTAAAAGGCAAACTGAACGGTGGAGCAATGCGTGTTCCAACTCCAAACGTTTCTCTAGTTGACTTGGTTGCTGAACTGAACCAAGAAGTAACAGCTGAAGAAGTAAACGCAGCTCTTAAAGAAGCGGCTGAAGGCGACCTTAAAGGAATCCTTGGCTACAGTGAAGAGCCATTAGTTTCTGGCGACTACAACGGAAACAAAAACTCTTCTACAATCGATGCTCTTTCTACTATGGTTATGGAAGGCAGCATGGTAAAAGTAATCTCTTGGTACGATAACGAAAGCGGCTACTCTAACCGCGTTGTTGACCTTGCAGCTTACATCGCAAAAAAAGGTCTTTAA
- the cggR gene encoding gapA transcriptional regulator CggR: MNQLIQAQKKLLPDLLLVMQKRFEILQYIRLTEPIGRRSLSASLEISERVLRGEVQFLKEQNLVDIKTNGMTLTEEGYELLSVLEDTMKDVLGLTLLEKTLKERLNLKDAIIVSGDSDQSPWVKKEMGRAAVACMKKRFSGKNIVAVTGGTTIEAVADMMTPDSKNRGLLFVPARGGLGEDVKNQANTICAHMAEKASGTYRLLFVPGQLSQGAYSSIIEEPSVKEVLNTIKSASMLVHGIGEAKTMAERRNTPLEDLKKIDDNDAVTEAFGYYFNADGEVVHKVHSVGMQLDDIDAIPDIIAVAGGSSKAEAIEAYFKKPRNTVLVTDEGAAKKLLRDE, translated from the coding sequence ATGAACCAGTTAATACAAGCTCAAAAAAAATTATTGCCTGATCTTCTGCTCGTTATGCAAAAGAGGTTTGAAATCTTGCAGTATATCAGGCTGACAGAACCCATCGGGCGAAGAAGCCTGTCTGCCAGTCTTGAAATCAGCGAGCGTGTGCTGAGGGGCGAGGTTCAGTTTTTAAAGGAACAGAATCTGGTCGATATAAAAACAAACGGCATGACATTGACAGAAGAGGGCTATGAACTGCTTTCCGTTCTGGAAGATACGATGAAAGATGTTTTAGGTTTGACTCTTTTGGAAAAGACATTAAAGGAACGTTTAAATCTTAAGGATGCCATTATCGTATCCGGAGACAGCGATCAATCCCCATGGGTCAAAAAAGAAATGGGAAGAGCGGCTGTCGCATGTATGAAAAAAAGATTTTCAGGCAAAAATATCGTCGCTGTAACTGGCGGTACGACAATCGAAGCTGTCGCCGACATGATGACGCCGGATTCTAAAAACCGCGGGCTTTTGTTTGTGCCTGCAAGAGGCGGTTTAGGCGAAGACGTGAAAAACCAGGCGAACACCATATGCGCGCATATGGCGGAAAAGGCTTCAGGCACTTACCGGCTTTTGTTTGTTCCGGGACAGCTGTCACAAGGCGCCTACTCATCTATTATTGAAGAACCTTCTGTTAAAGAGGTGCTGAATACGATTAAATCAGCGAGTATGCTGGTTCACGGAATCGGCGAAGCTAAAACTATGGCTGAGCGGAGAAACACGCCTTTAGAAGACTTAAAGAAAATAGATGACAACGACGCGGTGACAGAAGCGTTCGGCTACTATTTTAACGCGGACGGCGAAGTGGTCCACAAGGTGCATTCTGTCGGGATGCAGCTGGATGATATCGACGCCATCCCCGATATTATTGCGGTAGCGGGCGGATCATCAAAAGCCGAGGCGATCGAGGCTTACTTTAAAAAGCCCCGCAACACGGTTCTCGTCACAGACGAAGGAGCCGCAAAGAAGTTATTAAGGGATGAATAA
- the araE gene encoding arabinose-proton symporter AraE: MKNTPTQLEPNAPVTRSHSMGFVILISCAAGLGGLLYGYDTAVISGAIGFLKDLYSLSPFMEGLVISSIMIGGVAGVGISGFLSDRFGRRKILMAAALLFAISAIVSALSQDVSTLIIARIIGGLGIGMGSSLSVTYITEAAPPAIRGSLSSLYQLFTILGISATYFINLAVQRSGTYEWGVHTGWRWMLAYGMVPSVIFFLVLLVVPESPRWLAKAGKTNEALKILTRINGETVAKEELKNIENSLKIEQMGSLSQLFKPGLRKALVIGILLALFNQVIGMNAITYYGPEIFKMMGFGQNAGFVTTCIVGVVEVIFTVIAVLLIDKVGRKKLMSIGSAFMAIFMILIGTSFYFQLTSGFMLIFFILGFVAAFCVSVGPITWIMISEIFPNHLRARAAGIATIFLWGANWAIGQFVPMMIDSFGLAYTFWIFAVINILCFLFVVTICPETKNKSLEEIEKLWIK, from the coding sequence ATGAAGAATACTCCAACTCAATTAGAACCAAATGCTCCTGTAACAAGAAGCCATTCAATGGGGTTTGTCATTTTAATCTCATGCGCGGCGGGACTTGGCGGCTTACTGTACGGCTATGATACGGCAGTGATTTCTGGCGCCATCGGTTTTCTGAAGGATTTATACAGCCTGAGTCCGTTTATGGAAGGTCTTGTGATTTCCAGCATTATGATCGGAGGAGTAGCGGGCGTCGGAATATCCGGATTTTTAAGCGATAGGTTCGGCCGGAGAAAAATTTTAATGGCAGCCGCTTTGTTATTTGCGATATCAGCAATCGTTTCAGCGCTTTCTCAAGACGTATCTACCTTAATTATTGCGAGGATTATCGGAGGCCTCGGGATTGGGATGGGCTCATCACTCTCTGTTACGTATATTACGGAAGCGGCGCCGCCTGCCATACGGGGAAGCCTTTCTTCCTTATATCAGCTCTTTACGATATTGGGCATTTCCGCTACGTACTTTATTAATCTCGCTGTGCAGCGGTCTGGAACTTACGAATGGGGTGTGCACACCGGCTGGAGATGGATGCTCGCTTATGGAATGGTGCCGTCTGTGATCTTTTTCCTTGTCCTGCTCGTCGTCCCGGAAAGTCCGAGGTGGCTGGCGAAAGCGGGCAAAACCAATGAAGCTTTAAAGATACTGACACGTATTAATGGAGAAACTGTTGCAAAAGAAGAGTTAAAGAACATTGAGAACTCTTTAAAAATAGAACAAATGGGGTCGCTCTCCCAGCTGTTCAAGCCGGGGCTCAGAAAGGCGCTTGTCATTGGAATCCTGCTGGCGCTGTTTAACCAAGTCATCGGTATGAACGCGATTACTTACTATGGGCCGGAAATCTTTAAAATGATGGGATTCGGGCAAAACGCCGGATTTGTGACAACCTGTATTGTCGGGGTTGTAGAAGTCATTTTTACCGTTATTGCGGTGTTGCTGATTGATAAAGTCGGACGAAAAAAACTGATGTCCATCGGTTCTGCTTTTATGGCTATTTTTATGATCTTAATCGGAACGTCGTTCTACTTTCAGTTAACAAGCGGATTTATGCTGATCTTCTTTATTTTAGGTTTTGTGGCGGCATTTTGTGTATCAGTAGGGCCGATTACATGGATTATGATTTCTGAGATCTTCCCGAATCATCTTCGGGCGAGAGCCGCAGGGATTGCGACCATCTTCTTATGGGGAGCAAACTGGGCGATCGGACAGTTTGTGCCAATGATGATTGACTCATTCGGGCTGGCCTATACATTCTGGATTTTTGCGGTGATTAATATCCTTTGCTTCTTGTTTGTGGTTACGATTTGTCCGGAAACAAAGAACAAGTCGCTCGAAGAGATTGAAAAGCTCTGGATAAAATGA